Within Dreissena polymorpha isolate Duluth1 chromosome 13, UMN_Dpol_1.0, whole genome shotgun sequence, the genomic segment TAGACGAGTTGGAACATTAATAAACTAATAGTCATAAGTCATAAACACttctttttcaaaaaaaaaaaaaaaaaaaaaattaaatggggaatttttgttacaattttggtttgggatcaggtccatttgcattgggaatgcctccgttttccgaGGGGCAGACTGTGCTGAAAACGCCCTGAATGCCTTTTCTTtgcataagtattttttttaaatatttttattattgtacaaGTATATTGGTTTTTGACTTGAGTAAATGAAAATTTCATCAAACTCTGAACATACATAGGTAAATGTATCAAGGGAATGAACGCTATTGATGTGTTTGAACTTATGTTtaagaataaaaacaataatttaaacaagtatatgttttattgtatgtaaaGAATTAAGAAACATCATACTTAATAATACTGAATTAGACAAACAGTGtcattaataaattaatgattctgtaaaaataaaaaaaaatatcaaaactactcTCATTTACAGTATGTAAGTGTGCATTGAGTCTTTTGGGAGACAACATACGTGTATTTATCACCAGGCCAGACCAGCACAAGCTCTTCATACTGACCAGATCTATAGCATAGTTCATTACATCTGCACAGAGCCAGACATATTAGAACTGAAATTTTGCAatactttcataaaataaagtaatcaaaatatgttctctacttttttacataaatgaatttACTTTTGGGTTATTTTAGGACAAGGTAGTATttctttcttaacatttttaCTGACGACGCATGTTTTAAGTACCGGTATACTAAATAATTGTGTCAAATTATAAGTCCTGACGTGGCTTTACATTTCACATTTTAACCCAACTTACACAGTGTGATTTAAGATTGTGTGtcactataattatgtatattacaGAAATTGTCCCAGATACCAATTAAAGAACAAGGGctctttgtaaaacatgcatgccccccatatgggctgtctgttgtagtggcagccatagtgtgaatacgatttttgtcactgtgaccttaacctttgacctagtgacctgaaaatcaataggggtcatctgcgggtcacgatcaatgtacctatgaagtgtcatgatcctaggcaaaagcattcttgagttatcatccgaaaatcattttactatttcgggtcaacatgacctttgaccttgtgacctcagaatcaataggggtcatctgcaagtcatgatcaatctacctatgaagtttcatgatcctaggcgtatgcgttcttgagttatcatccgaaaaccattttactatttcgggtcaccgtgaccttgacctttgacctagtgacctcaaaatcaataggggtcatctgcgtgtcatgatcaatctacccatgaagtttcatgatcctaggcgtatgcgttcttgagttatcatctggaaaccattttactatttcgggtcaccgtgaccttgacctttgaccttgtgacctcaaaatcaataggggtcatctgcaagtcatgatcaatctacccatgaagtttcatgatcctaggcgtatgcgttcttgagttatcattcaaaaaccattttactatttctggtcaccgtgaccttgacctttgacctagtgacctcaaaatcaataggggtcatttgcgagtcatgatcaatgtacctatgaagtttcatgattctaggcccaagggttcttgagttatcgtctgacaaccacctggtggacggaccaacagaccgaccgaccgacagaccgaccgcccaacagaccgacatgagcaaagcaatataccccctcttcttcgaaggggggcataataaatattcaAGATGGCAACCTTTTTAAGTGGACTGTGGCTAAACCCTAACAGACATTCataatactgtaaacgtatagaaattcgtcggtatgaaatttcgtggtttaataaaaaacaactaatttgttgacacttaatttcgtggatttcaaataaaaagcaACTAATTCGTTGATACGTAATTTCGTGGTTTTCAAAAttttggggaagactgaccgccattaaacttttattaaaacaaccagagtaataacgaagcataatctgctgatctgtgttgacagcaagattTGAGGTtcatgtgcactgaagcatgaaagtgttgccgataattgtcaataagAGGGATAAAATGGCACACTTGTGGGTCCCTGcttgctaattgccatcaatgttgttttgacaatatttgcaattctcagcgcaatcggtcccctagtagtaacaattgagtaataaggtccccaaaatcaCGTGTGAAAACCCCAATGtatcttttaactttaattggcactaattgacaaatgtgataaatctgcaaactgttaatttgacgacgtcacgtaaatgagaacaatcgttgatgttaTGAATATGAACACACTGTCaatcatactaagtaatcataaacatgttagtaaatatcaaacaaatataatttatgtcaAATTGACATTccgaaatgaccgatttcggataaaaaatgtataaataatctggtacttgaattcgtggttcagcggaccaccgaaatccacgaaaattcgtaccatacaaaatttaatggttttacagtatatgataacatacatgtacacctcATATGATTTGATAATGCATACAGTCACATGAAGTCAAGTACTGATAGCTCAAATCTTTATCTGTAAATTGTAGGTACAAAGTAAATATTAGTTGATTGACGACACCAGTTGAAGATGTGTAATTTAAGGCATAAATATTTCTATTGAATATTTATACTAAGGTGATCAAGATGGCTACATATTCTAAGTCAACTGTGGCTAGTGGCTCTGATTCATTTATTGACTTTTGTTGTTTCCCCTGTTTAGAGCACAAAATTGACCAGTGGGCTGACTTTTACTGCAAAAACTGTCAGAAATTTTATTGTGCAAAATGTATTAATCTGCATAGTCAGTTGTTTGGGACACATGTGACATACGGAAGGGGAGACACAAGTAAGTGGCCAGTGTCCAAGGAAGTGGAGGATTTCCTTCAGAAGTGTGACCATCATGACGACAAACATCTGGAAATGTTTTGtgaggaccacagtcagctgtgctgcactaATTGTGCTTTCCTCAATCACAGGTTAGTCAGAcacatatttgctttaaaaaaaaatttgtcgTAAGAGACTATTCAATACAGCCTTATTCAGATAAATTTATTTCAAGTTCTTTTTTGTGAAATGAAATTTTATACGATGACTAGTATTAATAATGTgtctgttaaaaatagaaatcagTATTAAAATGAAGACATTCCATATCTTATTACTTGAAAATAGCATTAGAAAACTACAACAAAAACACGATTAACGAAAGTTCATACATATTATTGCATAATGGCAATTTAAAccacatacaaatatttaaatattaatttccaTTTAGACAATGTGCTAAAGTAACACTGATATCCGAGTCAGTAAAAGGATCTCCACCAAACTTGCAGCAACTATCAGGAAAAATCCAAAGCATTCTTGAAGAAATCAAGAAACTTCAGAATTATTGGGATACCAACATGCAGTCTTTGCAGGCTTCATACGACAAACAATTATATGTAATACATGACACGCGCAAAAAAACAAATAGTATTctagacaacattgaaaaaaacacCATGAAAGAGCTAGATGATAAGTTGGCCAGTCTGAAAGCATCTGTCAAGACTGATGCAGACAATTGCAGCAAACTCAAAAATGAACTCAAGCAACTCAATGACGCAATACAGGACATTGTTGATAAGGGCAAAGCAGAACTCACATTTATTGCAAGTAAGAAATGTATGGAAAAGATTAAGCAGTCTGAAACATATCTGAAGCAGAACTCGTTTCAGGTTGAAAGTTCACTGACATTCCAGGCAGACAGGGATTTTCAACAGTACTTGTCTAAATTGTCAGGTCTGGGGAAGATTGTACTCAGTACCAAGGAAACATTAGTGTTAGTTGACCAGGCACTCACAGTACAAGGGAAGTCAGAGTATAATGTGCGCCTACAGAGTGATTCAGATAAGAACTACCATATCGAGGCCATTTGTGTTCTCTCTGAGGATCAGATCCTTGTTGCAGATTGTATTAATAAAAGAGTTAAGCTACTCAATCATCAATACCAGGTGGTGGGTCATTATGATTTAAATAGTTTTCCAATGGACATGTGTAAAATCACACCAAGTGAAGTAGCTGTTACGGTGGATGACACTAGgacacatgaggtccagtttgtcTCTGTGAATGGTGGGCAGCTGGTTAAGGGCAGGATGTTACAGTTTCAACATGAATGTATTGGTATTGCTCATATTATGCAAGACCTGTATCTCACTTCTGGCACTGCACTTTACAAGTATTCAATGAAAGGAGCCCTGTTGACTAAGTTGTATGAAGATACATCAGACAAGTTTACAGGTAACATTTGATGGATATATTCAGGTAACATTTGAAATTATCATATGAAATAATACAATAGCATTAagctttatatatacatattaacacAAAAGTCATTTATATTTTACCTTTGCCAGTTTCAGGcaattatgtttgcaaataactGACATATTAATTTCACTATAAGTAAATGAAAACTCCTTAATATTAAAGTCCTTCCTTTGCTCAAGTATTTTCTTGCCTTTTTCATTACTGTATATGACAATTTCATtggtaaagaaaaatattttaaataattcctCTATAATAATCATGTCAGAAAGCTCAGACTatgtactgtaaacgtatagaaattcgtcggtatgaaatttcgtggtttaatcaAAAACAACTatttcgttgacacgtaatttcgtggatttcaaataaaaaaaacaactaattcgttgatacgtaatttcgaggatttcaaatttttggggaagactgaccgtcataataattaaacttttatttaaacaaccagagtaataacaaagcataatctgctaatttgtattgacagcaagacttgaggttaatgtgcactgaagcctgaaagtgttgccgataattgtcaataagAGGGATacagcggcgcacttgtgggtccccgctcgctaattgccatctatgttgttttgacaatattagtAATTCTCAGcacaatcggtcccctagtagtaacaattgagtaataaggtccccagaatacacgtgtgaaaacagttatgtctcttttaacttaaattggcactaattgacatatgtgataaatctgcaaactgttaatttgacgacgtcacataaaagagaacaatcgttgatgtacagttttaATTCCATGcttgatttaaaatgtattattacccaaacgcttatcaagaaaacaacatattgtattaactagcatatctcaatctaacaatgtctctttcaaaatggttgaaaactgGAACAGTTCAGACACGTTCTCCTTCTACAGCAGGATTGCCCGACCCTGCAAAGGCTCAGTCTACCTTAAATTACCATTATTGACACAAGCCGCTCACGATTCAGTGGAAGAAATGGTTAATGTCCGTAAATGGAAgcgtataaacaagagctgtcactagGACAGCGCTCTCgattattcgagtgcttgacagtataacgtaagccatcatggagagggggggtataatgtgggtgtgtggtcatttaatagatgatctttcaaaaataagaaaaaaaaaaaaaaaaaaaaaatatttttttttgggagggggggattctggggtggggcgtggggagtttgggtggagtccattgtggtatgtcaggtaagtgttgttttgtcaaagtatgaatcaaatctgatcataaataaagaagttatggcaatttaagaaaaatttattaatttgaccttgagagtcaaggtcattcaaaggtcaaggtcaaattgaacttgccaggtacaggacCCTCATGATaggaagaaaatatttgaagtttgaaagcaatagctttgatacttaagaagtcaagtggatttaaacacaaaatttaacaaaatattcagttactaagacaaaaaagggccataattcttaaaaaatgcttgatacagttgtctgctcttgtttatagattggggtcatgctggtaaagaagtttgcaaaatatgaaagcaaactttaacaaagatttatcaataatacgcatattctaaatggaaaaagggccataattcttacaaaatgcatgatacagttgtctgctcttgtttatagattggggtcatgttggtaaagaagtttgcaagatatgaaagcaatatgtcaagggacattgaaaatatttgaggtggtacgcaaactttaacatagagttatcaataatatgcatattctaagtggaaaaagggccattattcttacaaaatgcttgatacagttgtctgctcttgtttataggttgtggtcatgttggtaaagaagtatgaaaaatatgaaagcaatatgtcaaggcatataagaaatattctgggtggtatgcaaactttaacatttaaacgctcacgctaacgctaacgccgggtgagtaggatagctccactatatatatttcatatataatagtccaactaaaaatgtataaataattgttggtacttgaattcgtggttcagcggaccaacgaaatccacgaaaattcgtaccacacgaaatttaatggtttcacagtaagtgAGTAAATGTACTTATCTAGTGTATGTAAGTGCTGTTCATTCCATAGGGTTTCAGCATAATATAATCATTTTTGAAtacatgattcattttaagaaaaatcatCCTTTATTAATGAACACAAAAAGCTGGGGTGAATAAGTGTAAGAGTGTCTTTATTAACATAATGATTCTGTTAATAACTAACTACAATGATCCTACTCTCTTTACAGTATTTAAGTGTGCAGTGAGTCCTTCAGGTGACAAGGTATTTGTCACCAACAGATCCCATAGCAAGGTCCTCACCCTGGCCAGAGATGGTACAGTTCTCCACACCTTCCTAGACCTACGAGACCCAACAGGTATTCATGTGACTGATGTGggacaggtgctggtctgtggaggaTCATCCCACACTATCCTACAGCTGGATGGGGAAGGCAAGAAGAAGCTGGCAACTCTTGCTACCAAGAGGGATGGGCTTAAATATCCATACTCAGTCTTCTACAATAGGAGCACAGCATCCCTCATTGTGGGACAATGGGACAGTAACATTGTTGTGTTAAGAGTAAAATAGGTGTTTTGTCACAAGTTTTAGTACAAACATTTTGGAACATGTACTTTACATGAATTCTTGGCCACACCAAACCTGTATTCAGTATTACGTTTCATCACATAAATCACATGAATGATTTAATATTGTCGTGCCTACTAATGTCAAatcatgaatatgtttgaaaaggtACATTTATAATTAACTTTGAAAGCATGGATCTATTATTTAGTGTTTTGTTTCAATGCATAATTCTTGCGGGAttatatattgtgttgcaatacaatttaatatgCGCTACCATCTATTGCTgataattatttttccttttcaATCGCATATAATCAGTgtattgttgttttcttgatatatatcttaaaaatgaataacatgtacatacatgattttttttgtgGTTATGTTCTATAATATTTTTGTGTAATTGTTATGCACAGTAAAAAGAACGGCAGAGTGCAATTAAGGAGGgaaggttttacattttcattgtattattgAACAGTCACCATGTGTTTTGTccttaaaaatataaagttattTAGATTGACAATTATGTATTGTACAGACttcttaaattgttgtttttagaTTATACTTTTGTtgattacagttatatatgtatttacttatgtcATTCATGCTATCTGCCTTTACTGTTCACTATGTTTTGCTGAATAAATTAACTTTTAATtaccgtaaatttgcggccataagtaGACCaaaaaacgctcccaaaatttactttaaaagtcaacttgacttatggatgaggtactaaataaaaataaaaaataaacatatttctgtgccgtctttttttaaagtaataaatctccgtagcggaggaatgatgactgtttacggtaaggccgactcgtcttttacttaaatgtccgccgataacaaaatactttacattggtttttaattcattaatcttcgtaataagtccaaataaaaacatgtgaaaataacttcgaaaatatttaacattagtgacatacggtaaagtggcgaaaataatacatagcaatttgtctatcaatacatcgtccgttgtctcctaagaacaatagaaaatccACTGCTGACACTTGAACTCATTTTAAGTTAATCCGTTTAAATACAAACTATCAACAGgtgcaggtgtctttatgccaccaaaatatcgcttctcggccttttgactaagatcaaagtgtaaagtgtagtgttggcatccttttgatcatttgtctttattgcgtcacgcctaaaatagttatccgttaatgatatgcacaacggttctgctacaaatacacaattactttcgattaTCTGCTAAGTATTAATAAGATAAGatgtttttccagaatgcagaaaatattcctcgggtatctcaTGATTTACGAATATATATTATTAGTCGAATAGCGAGcaatgcgagtgttggtaaattcacgtgtttcacgcataatggcaaaagcgttgttgattatttgagagcaagttacaataattttgaccattgaatgaatttctgcgttcaagattttacggaattttcacatcaatagcactaacatttgaatacaaaaatatctactCATAATAGCAACGCTAAAACTTATTACGTTAAACgggataataattttgatttgtgaaatatatattaagttcaaaataatgaatgatatgttattatgattttgaacaataaaatatatttttcgttataataaataattgaaatgttgaatgtttcgttttaaatatattcttattattaatatcccaaaaaatgtcaattgccggtacaaaagccctcagaaccatgactaaaacgtcacttaaacatgtccgagatattgaggaaatttatcccccgacttatggcagagtcaaggcaaaaaaacaagtttttctagccacattatacccctcgacttatggccgaggtagacttatggccgcgaatgtacggtatGTTCACATTTCCCTTTGTCCTTTGCAATTTCTTccaattaaatatacaaatatttgaatTATCTGTGTTAACTACATCCCCgaccactggctgccatgtttttttcagtttcgaacttgatcgaggtatcattgggacaaatcttctgaccaagtttcatgaagatctgacaagaaatgtggcctctagagtgtttacaaggtttgtctatagccaaataaggaaaactgccccgaccactggcggcaatgtttttcaacggaccggaaccacttttgaactcaaccaacatatcattaagacaaacattttgacaaagttacatgaagattgggcatgaaatttgACCTCTAcagagtttacaaggtttttctatttttttgacctagtgacctagtttttgacccagcatgacccagttttaaacttgatcgaggtatcattgggacaaatcttccgtccaagtttcatgaagattggacaagaaatgtggcctctagagtgtttacaaggtttctctatagccaaataaggaaaactgccccgcccactggcggccatgtttttcaacggaccgtaaccatttttgaactcgatcAACATATcagtaagacaaacattttgacaaagttacatgaagattgggccatgaaatgtgacttctatagtgtttacaaggttattcttttttttgacctagtgacctagtttttgacccagcatgacccagtttcgaaatcgatcgaggtatcattgggacaaatctcctgaccaagtttcatgaagatcggacaagaaatgtggccccttgagtgtttacaaaccaaatgtggacgatggacagacgacggacaaagaccgatcacaaaagctcacctgagcaatcaggtgagctaaaaggtCAGTCTGTTTTTTCAAATCAAGTCCCTAAATTGTATGACCAATCACCACAAAAGTTATATGGCTAGGCCGGGAATCGAACCAGTGAACCCTGCTGTGTGCGCTAACAACTGAGCTACCCAGTCTACTTTCCAGCTGTTTCcagcaatacatgtatttgctttttCAATGCAACTAAAAAACTTACCGTGGTAAAATTGGAGAAAAGTTAGCAAAACAGAATGATATTTCTGGTTCCAAACCTACCTGCAAAAGACATAGACAATTACAGAATACTTTCTGCTATGAAACCAGTATTCTTTCTGGTAAAATTTGGGAAGCAAAGTGACCccattcccaatctcaaaaaTTACAAATTCCCAAAATGACTGCCCACAATGCCAATTTAAggattctaataaacaaaacaaaagtattgatttttttacataaacagcAAAATTACATTTATCTCCATATCAAGCTTTTTTTCGTTAAACCTttgcaaatacaattttaaaaacacttttattccCAGTTTAAAATTATTTGCCAGCAAAAACACAGCtcttaatttcccaattttagtcaaaatagaGCTGGATAGGGaaataaactaaatttatttttatttatttcatttctttatatttttatttttcgaaaacctTCAATTATGAATATTAGGCAGTCATTTGGAGAAAATATACACTGTTTAACAGTAGGAATGGGGCTAAAATACAGACCCAAATTTGACTAAAATATCCACTAAGCCATGAAACCTACCTGCTGTCTCAAAGGTAGCTGCTTCTTCAAGGACAGGTCCTCTAGGCTGGCCGTCAACTTGGCTACATTTGGGTCGGCCATTGAACACCTGTGGGGGCTGGTAGAGGGGTCAACACCCagggggtgggaggggggggcTTGGGGGGAGGAACTAACCCTCCCTCTGGGGTCAACTTAGCGATACTTGTTGCATGGTGCAGAGCTTACATATTCTGaaagaaacacaaacataaataattgtatgcattttaaagtacagtttttgttttacttagcttgtactttaaatagtttttcaTGTAAGCTGCATGTAATGGCAGTATTTTAAACTGAATTGTTTTCTTCAAGTTCCGAGTTATATATTaagctaaaatatatttttcacttaattcatttatatacatttcaataaaaaattatcttCATGAATAGCAATCGTGAACATGCAAACGTTTACAATCAATTCAATAATATTCAGACTTGACATACAAACACTGCAATCTGTTGATGTAGAATAGTATAATAGTGCCTGACGGTGTCTCGTAGATAAATGACAGATACCAAAACCCAAAACAGATTTTAGCATAATATTATGCATACATATTTTAGTGTCCCCGGATAATCAATTAACCATGTACCAAAGTATGATGAATCAGCAGTTTCTTATCAAACTAAATGAGAAACTTGATTGGTGTAATATTTGTTATTGAAGCAAATGCTAACAAGACATTATTTATCTCTGtgtttattcttcttcttcttcaatgctagtttgatttattttaatgtttacattaaagattttttattattgatttcatatttgcaATGTGAATAATAACAACATAACCATGTcatgcatgaatatttttaataaatgaaataataaataacaacatctgtaaaagttgttgttttaaatgtacacGTTATTGGCTTGATGACATTGGGATGTTCCATATAgcataaattttcattaaattgagAAAAAGTGTCAATTTCTTTGATAAATTACATAAGAAGTATAACATCTGAATGCGaccttaatttttttcttttaacagaCTAGCTTTAGGAAAAGATATTTTTGCTGTAGTGGAATATGACCCAATAACTCCTATAAAATAACCCGAAAAAAGCCTAAAATATACATAAGCATAATTTATCTGTCGACACTCATCATAAACTACAATACttacattcatttttataaaCCATATGGAAAAAAGTCCatggaaaatattatttaaccTCCCCTTAAATTTTTTTGGCATTAGCCAAATTTCACGTTCTCAAAAGGTCTCTAAATTCATATTTGCACAACTAAAATACACATTTCCTATTGATACAAACTCATAGTAATGGCAGTTAAAGAACCTATAAATATACGCTGATTGAATTGAACAGCCACTGTAAAAACTCTAAAAGTGTACCAACACTGTTTACACTtgtcaaaaatattcaatatcgAGTTTTAATCAATTCCCACTTTGATAGGTTTTGGGTCCTCTAAAGCGGCTCTTGAAATTCAATATTCTCAATGGCCCATtgattattgtttactttttgcacAAGCATTTTTATTATCTATTATACTCAGAATTCAACCAGGGGTCCTATTTGAAAAAGTATCATGCCAGAGATATGGTGCTTATTATCTTAAacacagatatttgaaaaaaagagtttAAAACATGAAATTGTTCAAATAAGAATCAGGCAAACTGAAACTATGGGCAGTATCAGGTTTATGCATGAATCAATGGGCAAATGTGTTCAAACATTGTGAATCTTTTGCTTTTGTTTCATTCATTGTACACCTATGTTTTATACcaaattctttgaaaaacaacaagATGAACAGCACAACTGgtaaataagattcaaataaatgttgaaaatgataATACAGAGTGAAAATGGTAAAATTGTTAGCATGtttaaattatgtaattaaaaCAATAGCAAGAAATTCCATAACTAGTCAAAATAACGCAAGTTTAGCtcattaaaatgttttgtattctgtaaagttggaataagacatcaaacttagGATGGACATTATTTAAACTTTTAGGAGTACATGGATTCTTTTAATTCCAAAAATTC encodes:
- the LOC127855727 gene encoding uncharacterized protein LOC127855727 gives rise to the protein MATYSKSTVASGSDSFIDFCCFPCLEHKIDQWADFYCKNCQKFYCAKCINLHSQLFGTHVTYGRGDTSKWPVSKEVEDFLQKCDHHDDKHLEMFCEDHSQLCCTNCAFLNHRQCAKVTLISESVKGSPPNLQQLSGKIQSILEEIKKLQNYWDTNMQSLQASYDKQLYVIHDTRKKTNSILDNIEKNTMKELDDKLASLKASVKTDADNCSKLKNELKQLNDAIQDIVDKGKAELTFIASKKCMEKIKQSETYLKQNSFQVESSLTFQADRDFQQYLSKLSGLGKIVLSTKETLVLVDQALTVQGKSEYNVRLQSDSDKNYHIEAICVLSEDQILVADCINKRVKLLNHQYQVVGHYDLNSFPMDMCKITPSEVAVTVDDTRTHEVQFVSVNGGQLVKGRMLQFQHECIGIAHIMQDLYLTSGTALYKYSMKGALLTKLYEDTSDKFTVFKCAVSPSGDKVFVTNRSHSKVLTLARDGTVLHTFLDLRDPTGIHVTDVGQVLVCGGSSHTILQLDGEGKKKLATLATKRDGLKYPYSVFYNRSTASLIVGQWDSNIVVLRVK